The genomic segment TTTGAATATCGTTTCATTATTCGGAACATCGTTTTGCGAATAGTTCAAAAAAAATAAAAGATTCTAACGCACTTTTTCTATTTTAATCCATATCGCCTTGTTTTTCAAACAATAATTAACATTTATGGTGAATATATTTCATCATTTATAATTCTTGGATTAGCACTTTTTGAAAAGCTACAGGAAACGCAATTTTCTCGAGCTCTTCCCGGCTAACCCAACGCATACCCTCTTGGGGTTGTAGCTCTTCAGAGCAGTCTAAAACGATCCAATACATTTCCCAGCGTCGATGACTAAAAACATGATAAAGAGGACCCTTGACTTTTAAGTGTTGTTCCAGCTGGTACCAGACATTCTGATCCTGTACGCGGTCCCAGATCACACGCTGATAGAGCTCATACCAAACCTTCGTATCCAAGACTACAGAATGAGCATTCTCAAAGAACTCCGCAACCGCTGCAGGCCAAGTTTGCTCCGCCCATGCTTTCCTATCCTGCTGAAAAATTTCTTCCCCAGGAAACTCCCAAAGATTCGCTAAGAGCCCCTCCGCAGGTCGCTTGTTGATAAGGAATCGATCTCCCTTTCGAAGGACCAGCGTTAAACGTAAAGATTCGGTCACCCGTTGTTGCCCTTGTTTCACTGGAAAAGCAAGCTCTTGCGCCAGCTCATGAGCAGCGCACGCTCTGTTTAACGGGCAGTCTTCGCATTTGACGATTTTCGGAGCACACAAAGTCGCTCCTAATTCCATTAACGCCTGATTAAAATCACCCGGATAATCGCTGGGCTGACAATCCTCTAGAACCTCACGAAAAAAACGACGGCTCTTCACTCTCCCCGTCGGTTCCTCCCAAGCCAGGATCCGCGCCAGAACCCGGTTAACATTTCCGTCAATGGCCGGTACTCTTTCCCCAAACGCAATACTAGCAATCGCCCCAGCCGTATACTCACCCACCCCTGGAATTTTCAGCAATCCCTCATAATGTTCCGGAAACTTCCCGTCGCTATTGTCTAAGATAAAGCGGGCGCCCTCCCAAAGATGACGAGCACGTGAGTAGTAACCGAGTCCTCTCCACATTTCCAGAACTTCTTCAAGTTCAGCCTGTGCTAAACTCTGAACTGTAGGGAACCTCTCCAGGAAGGCAAGATAATAAGGGATAACCGTTTTGACTTGAGTCTGCTGCAACATCACTTCAGATATCCAAATAGCATACGGATTCTTCGTCTTTCGCCAAGGCAAGTCTCGTTTAACCTTCCAAAACCATTGTAAAAGAGACTCCGACCAAAC from the Desulfitobacterium metallireducens DSM 15288 genome contains:
- the mutY gene encoding A/G-specific adenine glycosylase, which codes for MDVWSESLLQWFWKVKRDLPWRKTKNPYAIWISEVMLQQTQVKTVIPYYLAFLERFPTVQSLAQAELEEVLEMWRGLGYYSRARHLWEGARFILDNSDGKFPEHYEGLLKIPGVGEYTAGAIASIAFGERVPAIDGNVNRVLARILAWEEPTGRVKSRRFFREVLEDCQPSDYPGDFNQALMELGATLCAPKIVKCEDCPLNRACAAHELAQELAFPVKQGQQRVTESLRLTLVLRKGDRFLINKRPAEGLLANLWEFPGEEIFQQDRKAWAEQTWPAAVAEFFENAHSVVLDTKVWYELYQRVIWDRVQDQNVWYQLEQHLKVKGPLYHVFSHRRWEMYWIVLDCSEELQPQEGMRWVSREELEKIAFPVAFQKVLIQEL